In Yamadazyma tenuis chromosome 7, complete sequence, the sequence CTTTTAGGTTCATCAGGAGTAGGAGAACCACTGCTGCGAGAACTACCACTTGCACTGGCAGACATTGTAGTAAGCTTTAAGCCTGGGATAGGAGAACTGTTCAAGTCAGCATCAATAATCCCCATTCCAACAAAATTTCCATGTCCCTGCTGAGAAACAGAGGCTCTAGGAGAATTAAAAGGTGATCCTCTTGGAGACTTGGAGATGGGAATACTTCTTAAAGCTGTTAAGGTGTGAATCAATGAACCTCTGGGAGATGCCAAATCCGTCGAATTCTTTCTAGAGGAGCTTttgaatgaagaaggattTGAGGGTACGGATGGAATTGGTTCTGTTGGTAAAGGCAACTGAGGAGGAATATCCTGCAAATGCGAATTCATCAATGAGCCTCCACTTGAGAAAGAGCTCACCGAATCCTTGCGATTACCACCCGAAGCACCTGTTTGCATTGGTGTAGAGCCAGGAGGCAGGATCAATGGATCAATGATTTTCTCTTGAGGCAATCTTAATGATTGTTCGGAAGATCTGTCCAAAGACGACGTTGAAGCCGAATCTTGAAACGGTAATCTGAAGAGAGGAGCATCTTTTTGTGATTTCTTCAGATTTAATGGCATCGACAAATGGTATTTTTCGGATTTGGGATCTTCTGAATCATTGTATGCGGCGGTCAAGTTGGATTGGGATAATAAAGGGGTGCTGGCTATGGAATGGTTATTTTCGGATGAAAAAGATGAGGCGTTGGAAACAAAGGAAGACTTAAAACCCGGATCAGATTTGAGACTGTTACCCACACCTGAGCTTCCTTTAGTCAATAACCTCAGGTCCACAGAAGTCAATTTCTGGCTCTGGTCAAATTTTTCTACAGCTGAGACGTACCCTTTAGCCAACAAGTCGATGAAGTAGTTACCCCATCTTTGGatcaaaaccatcaacGAAACTGGAATCCTGTCTCCGCTAACAGAGATCAACTCAAAGTCGGCCACCAAGTCCCCATACCTatccaagaagtttctgCCCAAAGTGATGGCAGCAGGAGGAAATACCGACCTAATAGTGGTAAAGTTTGTAGTTGGCGCCGCATAGTGAACATATTCACTAAAACTAATGGCTCTTGGAGATTTAGTGGTTGAAACAGAGCCTCTAGAGCCTCTTGAGGCATACGAGGGTCTTCTGGAGTCAGTTGGTGGGGTTAAAGGCCTGTCAATagacttcaacaaactgTCTCTACCCTCATCTCTCTCATTTTCTGTATCTGAGGATGAGGGATTGTTACTGGAGTCAGTGTCATCGGTTGTAGATTTGTTGATGTCATCAAAGAATACTCTGTTACCCTGAGCATCATGATAGTGACCCCCACCAGCCAACTCAGAACTGGCCAAGATATTGGTGATAGGTAAGCTAACAGTGATCATACAACTGAAGTATCTGACGGAAGAAGTAGTCCTTGAAGTGACATAGTTTCCAATCAATACCACCTTATGATGACTTTGCCAGGCATAACCACCCCAGAATCTATGCGATCCATAGTCGTGATTACAAAAAATATTCAACCTGGACCATTTTCCGGTtggtttgttgaaaataAAGATCGAGATGTCATAGTCATTGGGAAGAAATCCGGTAATGATGAGGTTCTGACCAAAAAGACCCCCAGTAGGATACCGAAGATTATGGGGCACAACTTTTGTGGACGGTTCTTCTTGCTGCTGAACCTTTCTGTGCACAGGCAATACCTTACCGTCTTTGATAGTCTTTCCTACTTTAAATGATAGCAACGGGTTTTTCAGTTTTGTGGAATCGTTAACAGGAGAGTATACCACGATTGATTCTCCGGACTTTTTGCGCAATTCGGATATCGTAGTGGGCTTGTCTTTGAGTTCTCCCTCATCGGGGTTGTCGTGGTGGCTGTTGGTATCACTAGgattggactttttgggGGGATGAAGATGGTCTGCGTTTTCATTATAATAGTGATTAAACTgattgttgatgttgacgATGATCGAATTGTAGTAGTCAACGTTCAAAGCTCCCGACTCTCGAACTCCCGAGAAGTCCCCGTGGGTATTGGAGAAATGCAACTCAATCTCGTGATCGAAAAACTTGCCATCAACGAGGTCAAACACAACGTTATCGtacaacaagttggagttgatatCTTTACCACCAGCAATGAAAACCCCAAAGTGGTCGGGCTTACCCATGAACGATAGCGACGTCAAGGTGGTCATTTTGTGGCAGAACCGGGGAGTTGGCACGAATGGGTGGTTGCAAGTTTCTGGAGAATAGAGTAACTTCCAGGTATTTAGttccaagttgaattcCCACAAGTCGTTACTAGGAACCAAGAGGTCGTGGGGGATGGAGTCCACCTGGGCCGATTCCTGGAGATTATACTTGGGGTTGATGACCAACCCACCAAATAAGTAGAGATGGTTGTTATAGGCCAAGATCTCGTGGAAAAGCCGGGGGTTGGGCCGAGGACAACCGTCAGCAAGCACGACACGCGACCAGCACCTGTCGATCAAGCTGAGGTAGAAGAGCTCGCCCGATATGTATTTGAGCAAGTTCTTCAGTTTCTGGTTAATGAGCCTGgcattgaaaatggtgagGATCTCGGGCACTGAGAGCGACGGGATGTCCAAGCCAATTGTGAGGCCACCAAACGTAAACACAAGCGAGTTGTAGAGAGTGGATGCCGATCCGGTTCGTACGTTCAAGTTAAGGCGGTCATCGCCCTCCATGGGGGGCAACTGGAGTGTATGACACGAACTGGATATCGGTAGGACCGTAGTCATTTGCGGCACAGATGACAACACAAAACAGCAGGGGAGACGGGGGGACGCAAGGTGGAAGGTGCAGCTGGAAGGTTCAAGGGGGTGGCAGGCTGCACGTCGAGGATACGGGGGACAATGGGGGTGGAATGGTGGGTGTGGTGAAACTATGGGTTAGATCCCTTGGTGAGTAGGGAAAAATTCTCACCCTCCGCAAATGATCTTGAGGATGGTGGAGACGGTTGGGATGGTGCGCGGTGCGCGGTGCACGGTGCGCGGGAGGCGGGAGGAATACTACGGTGGTGGGAGCAGCGGTGGCAGCGCGCTATGTGTCTCGTGCAACGGTGCTGGCTGCGCGGTGGAATGGTTCGTCCTGCACACACCCAAGCACTTCCTTGCTCACCCCTTTATCATGAAATTTCATTAGCGCTCATTagtttcaacaaaaccaacaTGTCTGAGGTAGTTGAAAGTGATAACGTGTCAGTGACATCGTCGACCACGTCCAAGAGCCAAGCAGGCTCTAAGTTGAAGCAATTGGCCTCGGCCGACAAGTGGGTTTCTCCTTTTAGAGAAGGCAGAAGTAGGAACTTGAGAAAGGAGTTTGCCTACAACAACACCATTAAGGGAGTACAGGTTCCGAAGAAGTTCACCACGCATCCAACGTTGGAGGCGCAGGcgaagaaggagaaggCGGCAAAGGAGGCGGcgaagaaggaagagaagaaggaggTTGAACAGGAAGAaaaggttgaagaagaagctgaaggAGCTGAAGAAAcggaagaagctgaaggAGCTGAAGAAAcggaagaagctgaagaagctgaagaagctgaagaagctgaagaacctgaagaagtcgaagaagTCGAAGCAACTGAAGCCACTGAAGCCACCCAAACAACTGAAACAACTGAAGACGTCGCCAAACCAGCCCCAACTGAAGAAGTCGAAGCCACTGCCGAAACCGAAACCAAAGCGGCCGAACTCACCTCCGCCCCCATCGAACTCGTCGTCCAACCACAAACCAAGTACGCCCCCGTAGAATTGCCCAACCAGgaaatcttggacaaaTTGAAGGACAAACCCAAGTTATTGAACCGGTACCAGGAATTGAACGCCGCCGCCATCGGCTCCGTGTCCAAGCGTATTGATGACCCCAACAAGATCATCGACTTGGGCAGTGGTCTTAAGATGACCCAGAAacagttgttggaaatcgCAGCTTTGCGGGTGGCTCCCGTTTTGACCAGCATCAACGACGAGGTTTCTAAGACCCGAAACGAAGATGAGATCAAGAGACAGGAGGTCATCAGTGGAAAGGTTGCGGGCCACGAGCGCAAGTTGAAGGacgacttcaacaagcacTTGTCCAAAATCGCCAGTAAGAAGGCCAAGTTTGACggtgaaatcaccaagaaacTCGGCGACATCACCCAAAAAATGACCCAAAACGACAAGCAGGCGGAGACTTTCGAGGCCACCACCTTGG encodes:
- the MDS3 gene encoding mck1 dosage suppressor (EggNog:ENOG503Q3P3; COG:S), translating into MEGDDRLNLNVRTGSASTLYNSLVFTFGGLTIGLDIPSLSVPEILTIFNARLINQKSKNLLKYISGELFYLSLIDRCWSRVVLADGCPRPNPRLFHEILAYNNHLYLFGGLVINPKYNLQESAQVDSIPHDLLVPSNDLWEFNLELNTWKLLYSPETCNHPFVPTPRFCHKMTTLTSLSFMGKPDHFGVFIAGGKDINSNLLYDNVVFDLVDGKFFDHEIELHFSNTHGDFSGVRESGALNVDYYNSIIVNINNQFNHYYNENADHLHPPKKSNPSDTNSHHDNPDEGELKDKPTTISELRKKSGESIVVYSPVNDSTKSKNPLLSFKVGKTIKDGKVLPVHRKVQQQEEPSTKVVPHNLRYPTGGLFGQNLIITGFLPNDYDISIFIFNKPTGKWSRLNIFCNHDYGSHRFWGGYAWQSHHKVVLIGNYVTSRTTSSVRYFSCMITVSLPITNILASSELAGGGHYHDAQGNRVFFDDINKSTTDDTDSSNNPSSSDTENERDEGRDSLLKSIDRPLTPPTDSRRPSYASRGSRGSVSTTKSPRAISFSEYVHYAAPTTNFTTIRSVFPPAAITLGRNFLDRYGDLVADFELISVSGDRIPVSLMVLIQRWGNYFIDLLAKGYVSAVEKFDQSQKLTSVDSRLLTKGSSGVGNSLKSDPGFKSSFVSNASSFSSENNHSIASTPLLSQSNLTAAYNDSEDPKSEKYHLSMPLNSKKSQKDAPLFRLPFQDSASTSSLDRSSEQSLRLPQEKIIDPLISPPGSTPMQTGASGGNRKDSVSSFSSGGSLMNSHLQDIPPQLPLPTEPIPSVPSNPSSFKSSSRKNSTDLASPRGSLIHTLTALRSIPISKSPRGSPFNSPRASVSQQGHGNFVGMGIIDADLNSSPIPGLKLTTMSASASGSSRSSGSPTPDEPKSRQLPGTETVSSEGDADTSNKRKSNCTDDNSVDPSLNEQNDNDKGFDPFDNVLLNFENLENGTFQMESSLIPRKLYIPFATASVKAFCEYLYTGQIGNKWLLTPTTLDNLALTKHYKVNLLYDLICEVLYGIIGRRESWIVKQSRSLKEKYFKLLQETGTSHDPDFEFPLDEYEGFMDTVDDGYLDMVLLKKTLKIHSTSIYSKRDSTSRKSSKSSRRSSKLSSTFDFNEVNDKEMEAEPDTAPYPEQEGVEAKDKEKETDSSVDLSSTSDASDTDFGTGFLDIQHDLPNIGPRSKSVFDRGDIDTKKKPETATTKEVEIDEQMQKEIDLTLTLEQLVSPVSPVPSPYIIDLIFETVTFVADLKLMLRVNNVKQMGKLLTTFEKDVEEQMARIQDRYEERQEAFRTRDRRSGSVAMIQRLPLPRTSSYDSEQVRLHPVGSASSLNTMGSRATSVSLSRVPTVNDNESAIASGPVSEGGGGSGLTSGLHTPTGSTSNLASLPLERARTSTSLRPGAFGGLTPFKPIKTDPKLNRAETNRQLDKRITKLIKKDEKLKHRAEKEEKTRHSQMLRAEKKADKDTDRRKTVSRAPSKTFDEGVSDFDSASVVSSSSKKHRHGILHHLGDRIKSRTNEESAEFKRVVSSDVNSIHSVGSDKKKHSLFGLKK